A genomic segment from Conger conger chromosome 2, fConCon1.1, whole genome shotgun sequence encodes:
- the entpd1 gene encoding ectonucleoside triphosphate diphosphohydrolase 1, producing the protein MADQREMKEKSRWRRPLTMFITVLIPLGIIALVTTAVVQNRSHEKYKYGIVLDAGSSHTAVYIYKWPAEKENNTGMVQQKHVCSVKGKGISSYSASVEKAGISLRECMEEAKEQIPAWRHQETPVYLGATAGMRLLRKANETSSDQVLSSVEGFLQKYPFMYQGARIISGQEEGAYGWITVNYLSENFHKARPTMGALDLGGASTQITFVSRQRVEASDNSIHFRLYGNDYDVYTHSFLCYGKDQALKLALANQLQPGDTQLHDPCFHQGYSLNKTWDSVTGSPCVSSLGPLSSSRQSFTLQGTGNATLCQGAVKRIFNFSHCEWGHCSFNGVFQPPVEGKFGAFSAFYYVMNFLNLTSESLEQSKEKMVQYCARPWTEIKESYRHVKEKYLAEYCFSGTYILTLLESGYRFTSDKWSDIKFIEKIGGSDAGWTLGYMLNLTNMIPAEARDTPPLPHAGYVTIMVLFSLLVTGLLLLACKLFGRPVCSHTKPII; encoded by the exons AGATGAAAGAGAAGAGCCGATGGCGTAGGCCTTTAACCATGTTCATCACCGTCCTCATCCCCTTGGGAATCATCGCGTTGGTGACAACAGCTGTGGTTCAGAACAGGTCCCATGAGAAGTACAAG TATGGAATTGTGTTGGATGCTGGCTCATCCCATACCGCTGTGTACATCTACAAGTGGCcggcagagaaagagaacaaCACCGGAATGGTGCAGCAGAAGCACGTGTGTAGCGTGAAAG GAAAAGGGATCTCCAGCTACTCTGCCAGTGTGGAGAAGGCCGGAATCTCCTTGAGGGAATGCATGGAGGAGGCCAAGGAGCAAATCCCCGCCTGGAGGCATCAGGAGACCCCCGTTTATCTGGGAGCCACTGCAGGGATGAGGTTACTGAG GAAGGCGAACGAGACCTCGTCCGACCAGGTCCTATCTTCGGTGGAGGGCTTCCTGCAGAAATACCCCTTCATGTATCAGGGTGCTCGTATCATCAGCGGCCAAGAGGAGGGAGCCTATGGCTGGATTACCGTCAACTACCTGAGCGAGAACTTCCACAAG GCAAGGCCCACCATGGGAGCCCTAGACTTGGGAGGGGCCTCCACTCAGATCACCTTCGTCTCCCGGCAGAGGGTGGAGGCGTCCGATAACTCCATCCATTTCCGGCTGTACGGGAACGACTACGACGTCTACACCCACAGCTTCCTCTGCTACGGCAAGGACCAGGCTCTCAAACTGGccctggccaaccagctacag CCAGGTGACACCCAGCTCCATGACCCCTGCTTCCACCAAGGCTACAGCCTGAATAAGACCTGGGACAGCGTAACCGGCAGTCCCTGCGTCTCCTCCCTGGGGCCGCTATCCTCCTCTCGCCAAAGCTTCACCCTCCAGGGGACGGGTAACGCCACGCTCTGCCAGGGGGCCGTCAAGCGCATCTTCAACTTCAGCCACTGCGAGTGGGGCCACTGCTCCTTCAATGGAGTCTTCCAGCCCCCTGTGGAGGGAAAGTTTGGG GCCTTCTCTGCCTTCTACTATGTGATGAACTTTTTAAACCTGACGTCGGAATCACTGGAACAGAGCAAGGAGAAGATGGTGCAGTACTGTGCCAGGCCTTGGACTGAG ATAAAGGAGAGTTACCGTCACGTTAAAGAGAAATACCTGGCAGAATACTGCTTCTCTGGGACATACATTCTGACGCTGCTGGAGAGTGGATACCGCTTCACCTCAGACAAATGGAGTGATATAAAGTTCATCGAAAAG attGGGGGCAGCGACGCTGGCTGGACATTGGGCTACATGCTGAATCTCACGAACATGATCCCAGCGGAAGCCCGGGACACCCCACCTCTTCCCCACGCTGGCTATGTCACCATCATGGTCCTGTTCAGCCTGCTTGTGACTGGGCTCCTACTGCTCGCGTGCAAGCTGTTCGGCCGGCCAGTCTGCTCTCACACAAAGCCGATTATCTGA